Proteins from a single region of Streptomyces vinaceus:
- a CDS encoding STAS domain-containing protein, which produces MINVDVQHCGSSILISANGELDEGAGEVLQRALDRVTMDERDLLVDLHAVTAMDVDGLLHLLNLHRRAERMRLRVLVTGWQPQPQQCMATVAGIPGPRAATGERYALAGFRRLLEEKAQRVRDRSDFADGWLPRA; this is translated from the coding sequence TTGATCAACGTTGACGTCCAGCACTGCGGCAGCTCGATTCTGATCAGCGCCAACGGGGAGCTCGACGAGGGTGCGGGAGAGGTGCTCCAGCGCGCGCTCGACCGCGTGACCATGGACGAGCGAGACCTCCTGGTGGACCTGCACGCCGTCACGGCCATGGACGTCGACGGCCTGCTCCACCTCCTGAACCTGCACCGGCGTGCGGAACGCATGCGCCTGCGGGTCCTGGTCACCGGCTGGCAGCCCCAGCCCCAGCAGTGCATGGCCACCGTGGCCGGTATCCCGGGCCCCCGGGCGGCCACCGGGGAGCGCTACGCCCTGGCCGGCTTCCGCCGCCTCCTGGAGGAGAAGGCGCAGCGCGTCCGGGACCGCTCCGACTTCGCCGATGGCTGGCTGCCGCGCGCCTAG
- a CDS encoding class I SAM-dependent methyltransferase — translation MAGALRTDPSNADQARAWDGQEGAYWAEHADRFDRAVRAYRPAFLAAAGVSADDRVLDIGCGTGETTRDLARQAAGGRALGVDLSAAMLRVARRRAAAEALSNADFVQADAQIHAFPAAAFDVAVSRSGTMFFADPVAAFGNVGDALRPGGRLVQMVWQPLADNEWFLSLTRALALGRPMPAPAADAPGPFSLSDPARVRTVLGAAGFTDVRLDPRSEPMWFGEDAADAERFTLGMLGWMLDDLDEQDRRRAVDALRAALAAHDGDTGVLYASAAWIIRASRP, via the coding sequence GTGGCCGGTGCTCTTCGGACCGATCCGTCCAACGCCGATCAGGCACGTGCCTGGGACGGGCAGGAAGGTGCGTACTGGGCGGAGCACGCCGATCGCTTCGACCGGGCGGTACGCGCCTACCGCCCGGCCTTCCTGGCCGCGGCCGGTGTATCCGCCGACGACCGGGTGCTGGACATCGGCTGCGGGACCGGCGAGACCACCCGCGACCTCGCGCGGCAGGCGGCCGGCGGCCGGGCCCTGGGTGTGGACCTGTCGGCCGCGATGCTGCGGGTCGCACGGCGGCGCGCGGCGGCCGAAGCGTTGAGCAATGCCGATTTCGTGCAGGCGGACGCCCAGATCCATGCGTTCCCCGCTGCGGCGTTCGACGTGGCCGTCAGCCGGTCCGGGACGATGTTCTTCGCCGACCCCGTCGCAGCCTTCGGCAACGTCGGCGACGCTCTGCGCCCCGGCGGACGTCTCGTGCAGATGGTCTGGCAGCCCCTGGCCGACAACGAGTGGTTCCTTTCGCTGACCCGGGCCCTGGCCCTCGGCCGCCCGATGCCGGCCCCCGCCGCCGACGCCCCCGGGCCGTTCTCGCTGTCCGATCCCGCACGCGTACGGACCGTACTGGGCGCCGCGGGTTTCACGGACGTCCGGCTGGATCCGCGCAGCGAGCCGATGTGGTTCGGCGAGGACGCGGCCGACGCGGAGCGGTTCACGCTCGGCATGCTCGGCTGGATGCTCGACGACCTCGACGAGCAGGACCGGCGTCGCGCCGTCGACGCGTTGAGAGCCGCCCTCGCCGCGCATGACGGCGATACGGGCGTCCTCTACGCCTCCGCGGCCTGGATCATCCGGGCGTCCCGCCCCTGA
- a CDS encoding polysaccharide deacetylase family protein, giving the protein METRSFAPVRTAAYRRLLAVFAALSAVLWAVTTGPSATAMAADDGLRSLFGSENREIRTPERVVAVTFNAAWNDAGLDPVLDELARRHAPATFFLTGDFADRHPEVVRRIATAGHGLGNHSYSHPYFADLTAAGRREEVGAADRALRTAGAGAALTPYFRFPYSETRPEHITEVNALGFADIEFTTDTNGWMGTEGGMTVDRAVGRALDALRPGAIIQMHIGAPEGRTEVLDAQALPRILEAIGTRGYRVIDLRTLLTTPPAPGTR; this is encoded by the coding sequence ATGGAAACGCGCTCTTTCGCCCCCGTACGCACTGCCGCGTACCGCCGGCTCCTCGCCGTGTTCGCCGCTCTGTCCGCCGTCCTCTGGGCGGTGACGACCGGGCCGTCGGCCACGGCCATGGCGGCCGACGACGGTCTGCGGTCCCTGTTCGGGTCGGAGAACCGTGAGATCCGTACGCCCGAGCGGGTGGTCGCGGTGACGTTCAACGCGGCCTGGAACGACGCCGGACTGGACCCCGTCCTCGACGAGCTCGCCCGCCGGCACGCGCCCGCCACGTTCTTCCTCACCGGCGACTTCGCCGACCGTCACCCGGAGGTCGTCAGGCGCATCGCCACCGCCGGACACGGGCTGGGCAACCACTCGTACAGCCACCCCTACTTCGCGGACCTGACCGCCGCCGGACGACGCGAGGAGGTCGGGGCGGCGGACCGGGCGCTGCGTACCGCCGGGGCGGGAGCGGCCCTCACCCCCTACTTCCGGTTCCCCTACAGCGAGACCCGTCCCGAACACATCACGGAGGTCAACGCACTCGGCTTCGCGGACATCGAGTTCACCACCGACACCAACGGGTGGATGGGCACCGAGGGCGGCATGACCGTGGACCGGGCCGTCGGCAGGGCCCTCGACGCCCTGCGCCCGGGAGCGATCATCCAGATGCACATCGGCGCCCCCGAGGGCCGCACCGAGGTGCTCGATGCCCAGGCCCTGCCGCGGATCCTCGAAGCGATCGGCACCCGCGGCTACCGCGTCATCGACCTGCGCACCCTGCTGACCACACCCCCGGCCCCCGGCACACGGTAG
- a CDS encoding cold-shock protein: MPAGTVKWFNAAKGFGFIEQDGGGPDVFAHFSNIAAQGFRELTEGQKVTFDVAQGQKGPTAENILPA; this comes from the coding sequence ATGCCGGCTGGCACAGTCAAGTGGTTCAACGCGGCCAAGGGTTTCGGCTTCATCGAGCAGGACGGTGGCGGCCCTGACGTGTTCGCCCACTTCTCGAACATCGCCGCCCAGGGCTTTCGTGAGCTGACCGAAGGCCAGAAGGTCACCTTCGACGTCGCGCAGGGCCAGAAGGGCCCGACCGCCGAGAACATCCTTCCCGCCTGA
- a CDS encoding DEAD/DEAH box helicase: MNPARTNNRSARTRSRTGGPAFGAASGSGRGGRFGSPAAGRSGSPGRSGGGPSRSGGYGRRPAALQGEFAPPKTITPALPAVETFADLDMPRELLAALGTQGVTVPFPIQGATLPNTLAGRDVLGRGRTGSGKTLAFGLALLARTAGQRAEPRQPLALILVPTRELAQQVTDALTPYARSVKLRLATVVGGMSIGKQAGALRGGSEVVVATPGRLKDLIDRGDCRLNQVAITVLDEADQMADMGFMPQVTALLDQVRPEGQRMLFSATLDRNVDLLVRRYLTDPVVHSVDPSAGAVTTMEHHVLHVQGADKQRTTTEIAARDGRVMMFLDTKHAVDRLTQDLLRSGVRAAALHGGKSQPQRTRTLAQFKTGHVTVLVATNVAARGIHVDSLDLVVNVDPPTDPKDYLHRGGRTARAGESGSVVTLVTPNQRRDMSRLMAAAGIVPQTTEVRSGEESLSRITGAQAPSGIPVTITAPVSERSGRSTTSRGRRSSAASARRVGGRRSAGDAAA; encoded by the coding sequence ATGAACCCCGCACGTACGAACAACCGTTCCGCTCGCACCCGCAGCCGTACCGGCGGCCCCGCATTCGGCGCCGCCTCGGGCTCCGGCCGCGGCGGCCGCTTCGGCTCGCCCGCAGCCGGCCGTTCGGGTTCCCCCGGCCGTTCGGGCGGCGGCCCGAGCCGTTCGGGCGGCTACGGCCGACGGCCCGCCGCGTTGCAGGGCGAGTTCGCCCCGCCGAAGACGATTACTCCCGCTCTCCCGGCCGTCGAGACCTTCGCCGACCTGGACATGCCCCGGGAGCTGCTGGCCGCCCTCGGCACGCAGGGCGTGACCGTGCCGTTCCCCATCCAGGGAGCCACCCTGCCCAACACCCTCGCGGGCCGCGACGTACTCGGCCGTGGCCGCACCGGCTCCGGCAAGACCCTGGCCTTCGGCCTCGCGCTGCTGGCTCGTACCGCCGGACAGCGGGCCGAGCCCCGCCAGCCCCTCGCCCTGATCCTCGTACCGACCCGTGAGCTCGCGCAGCAGGTGACCGACGCACTGACCCCCTACGCCCGCTCGGTCAAGCTGCGCCTGGCCACCGTCGTGGGCGGAATGTCGATCGGCAAGCAGGCCGGAGCACTGCGCGGCGGGTCCGAAGTCGTCGTCGCGACCCCGGGCCGCCTCAAGGACCTCATCGACCGCGGTGACTGCCGGCTGAACCAGGTCGCCATCACCGTCCTGGACGAAGCCGACCAGATGGCCGACATGGGCTTCATGCCCCAGGTCACCGCTCTTCTGGACCAGGTGCGCCCCGAGGGCCAGCGGATGCTCTTCTCCGCCACCCTCGACCGCAATGTCGACCTTCTGGTGCGCCGGTACCTGACCGACCCCGTCGTGCACTCGGTGGACCCCTCGGCCGGTGCGGTCACCACGATGGAACACCACGTCCTGCACGTCCAAGGCGCCGACAAGCAGCGGACGACGACGGAGATCGCGGCGCGCGACGGCCGGGTGATGATGTTCCTGGACACGAAGCACGCAGTCGACCGGCTGACCCAGGACCTGCTGCGCAGCGGTGTCCGGGCCGCGGCCCTGCACGGCGGGAAGTCGCAGCCGCAGCGCACCCGCACCCTCGCCCAGTTCAAGACCGGGCACGTCACCGTGCTGGTCGCCACCAACGTCGCCGCACGCGGCATCCACGTCGACAGCCTCGACCTGGTCGTCAACGTGGACCCGCCCACCGACCCCAAGGACTACCTCCACCGCGGCGGCCGCACCGCCCGGGCCGGCGAGTCCGGCAGCGTCGTCACCCTCGTCACCCCGAACCAGCGGCGCGACATGAGCCGCCTCATGGCCGCCGCCGGCATCGTCCCCCAGACCACCGAGGTCCGCTCGGGCGAGGAATCCCTGAGCAGGATCACCGGCGCTCAGGCACCTTCCGGCATCCCCGTCACCATCACCGCGCCGGTCTCCGAGCGGTCCGGGCGCAGCACCACCTCGCGCGGCCGACGCAGCTCCGCCGCGAGCGCGCGACGGGTCGGCGGCCGGCGTTCCGCCGGGGACGCGGCGGCCTGA
- a CDS encoding CBS domain-containing protein — MTLLPMQTPTAEADPAHRTASEDADQACPQVGDDMTVEVALSVMASARAGHLLVCDEHGLCTGLVTPAQLAAARRSDTYTDRVRLRDILGDRSVMGRSRPDALPIAVEQGGVAGTPGLALAR, encoded by the coding sequence TTGACGCTACTCCCGATGCAAACCCCCACGGCGGAAGCCGACCCTGCGCACAGGACGGCGTCCGAGGACGCGGATCAGGCCTGCCCGCAGGTCGGCGACGACATGACGGTCGAAGTGGCCCTGTCCGTCATGGCCAGTGCCCGCGCGGGACATCTGCTGGTCTGCGACGAGCACGGCCTGTGCACCGGGCTGGTCACCCCGGCCCAGCTCGCCGCCGCCCGTCGCAGCGACACGTACACGGACCGGGTCAGGCTGCGCGACATCCTCGGCGATCGCAGCGTCATGGGCCGCAGCCGGCCCGATGCCCTGCCCATCGCCGTCGAACAAGGCGGCGTGGCGGGCACCCCCGGCCTCGCCCTCGCACGCTGA
- a CDS encoding SCO5918 family protein: protein MRCVIARFPFDLTKSGVLETMKDVKPEPVTGESVIIGRRTYPVKQVGQAVTRQDRRDFSVGEVLRAMTQLGFTCRGIPRAAVPTRGLSPLQQASAMLGTPASL from the coding sequence ATGCGCTGTGTCATCGCCCGCTTCCCGTTCGACCTCACCAAGAGCGGCGTCCTGGAAACGATGAAGGACGTCAAGCCCGAACCGGTCACCGGTGAATCCGTGATCATCGGCCGCCGCACCTACCCCGTCAAGCAGGTCGGCCAGGCCGTCACCCGCCAGGACCGGCGTGACTTCAGCGTCGGCGAGGTCCTGCGGGCCATGACCCAGCTGGGGTTCACCTGCCGCGGCATTCCGCGGGCCGCCGTACCCACGCGCGGCCTCAGCCCGCTCCAACAGGCCTCCGCCATGCTCGGAACCCCGGCGAGCCTCTGA
- a CDS encoding response regulator transcription factor produces MTVLVVGVPDGEQLELLRAGIQRNPHFQVLSHAHDPAVALAHARLLLPDITVVSLPAGLDSLDADPGFLSVFRGVRALDPPGGVVLRTAADRIPRAVSGLAVEGAVHVVREGDSEALMRALRTIGLRRASCDPDEMP; encoded by the coding sequence ATGACGGTTTTGGTGGTCGGCGTGCCCGATGGCGAGCAGCTTGAGCTACTGCGCGCCGGTATCCAGCGCAATCCGCACTTCCAGGTCCTGTCGCACGCCCACGACCCCGCCGTCGCCCTCGCGCACGCCCGCCTCCTCCTCCCCGACATCACGGTGGTGTCCCTGCCCGCCGGGCTCGACAGCCTCGATGCGGACCCGGGCTTCCTCAGCGTGTTCCGCGGGGTGCGCGCCCTGGACCCGCCGGGCGGGGTGGTGCTGCGGACGGCCGCCGACCGCATTCCCCGAGCCGTATCCGGCCTCGCGGTCGAGGGCGCCGTCCACGTCGTGCGCGAGGGGGACTCCGAAGCCCTGATGCGGGCCCTGCGCACGATCGGCCTGCGCCGGGCCAGCTGCGACCCCGACGAGATGCCCTGA
- a CDS encoding VOC family protein, with amino-acid sequence MPPAEVAVHPADGPPRHELYLMCDDLDSQLGEFRAKGVEITRPVSEQRWGKLTAVRLPSGAELPLYEPLHPVAHGL; translated from the coding sequence TTGCCGCCGGCCGAAGTCGCCGTCCACCCGGCCGATGGCCCGCCGCGGCACGAGCTCTACCTGATGTGCGACGACCTCGATTCCCAGCTCGGCGAGTTCCGCGCCAAGGGCGTCGAGATCACGCGCCCGGTCAGCGAACAGCGGTGGGGCAAACTGACGGCCGTACGGCTTCCCAGCGGCGCCGAACTTCCGCTGTACGAACCGCTGCACCCCGTCGCCCACGGCCTGTGA
- a CDS encoding lysophospholipid acyltransferase family protein yields the protein MLSRIAAAVVPVAGKLTVTSERAAGPHAGSILVANHTSLADPAVVIAALRRYRIEPVVMATAGLWRLPLLGAALRREGHIPVRRGTARAAECLDAAAAALAAGRCVLLYGEGRLPERTDSGEAAPGPFRSGPARLAAMTGAPLVPVGQAGARRLCSGGPVKQLAGAVTAPLRRPGLHVHLGAPVHLPGPLPEATLRIQSAVNAAWQNAIRAQSR from the coding sequence ATGCTCAGCCGCATCGCCGCCGCAGTCGTCCCCGTTGCCGGAAAGCTGACCGTCACCTCCGAACGCGCGGCGGGTCCCCACGCCGGCAGCATCCTGGTGGCCAACCACACCTCGCTCGCCGATCCCGCCGTCGTGATCGCGGCGCTGCGGCGGTACCGGATCGAGCCCGTCGTCATGGCCACCGCGGGCCTGTGGCGGCTGCCGCTGCTCGGGGCGGCGCTGCGCCGCGAAGGGCACATCCCGGTCCGGCGGGGCACCGCGCGCGCCGCCGAATGCCTCGATGCCGCGGCGGCCGCACTCGCGGCCGGGCGCTGCGTCCTGCTCTACGGGGAAGGCCGACTGCCCGAGCGCACCGATTCGGGCGAGGCGGCACCCGGGCCCTTCCGCAGCGGCCCGGCACGGCTGGCTGCCATGACCGGAGCGCCGCTCGTCCCCGTCGGCCAGGCCGGTGCCCGGCGGCTGTGCTCGGGCGGCCCGGTCAAACAACTCGCCGGAGCCGTGACCGCGCCCCTGCGACGGCCGGGCCTGCACGTGCACCTCGGCGCACCGGTGCACCTTCCCGGCCCCCTCCCGGAAGCGACACTGCGCATCCAGTCCGCCGTCAACGCCGCGTGGCAGAACGCGATCCGCGCCCAGAGCCGGTAG
- a CDS encoding putative quinol monooxygenase, producing the protein MKFAQIIDFETERIEEVRELMRSYEERARTEGRSGAPDSRTLLKDRANPNRYLAVVEFESYEAAMANSNAPETNELAQQLSALMTRPPVYTDCDLQDRQSIG; encoded by the coding sequence ATGAAGTTCGCCCAGATCATCGACTTCGAGACCGAGCGCATCGAAGAAGTGCGCGAGCTCATGCGCTCCTATGAGGAGCGGGCCCGCACGGAAGGCCGCAGCGGCGCCCCTGATTCCCGCACTCTGCTCAAGGACCGGGCCAACCCGAACCGCTATCTCGCCGTGGTCGAGTTCGAGTCGTACGAGGCCGCCATGGCCAACAGCAACGCGCCCGAGACCAACGAGCTGGCCCAGCAGCTCTCGGCGCTGATGACCAGGCCGCCGGTCTACACCGACTGCGACCTCCAGGATCGGCAGAGCATCGGCTGA
- a CDS encoding VOC family protein — translation MIRKLQAVALDCADPVRLAGFYAELLGGRAVPDPEDPDWVEVHGFEGTPLACQRVEGYRPPEWPGQRHPQQLHLDFDVDDLDGEEKRALALGATVLERTDQLRPDANWRVYADPAGHPFCLCLH, via the coding sequence ATGATTCGAAAGCTGCAGGCAGTGGCGCTGGACTGCGCCGACCCGGTACGGCTCGCAGGCTTCTACGCGGAGCTGCTCGGCGGCCGGGCGGTCCCGGACCCTGAGGACCCCGACTGGGTCGAGGTGCACGGGTTCGAGGGGACGCCACTGGCCTGCCAGCGGGTGGAGGGCTACCGACCACCCGAATGGCCCGGCCAGCGGCATCCACAGCAGCTGCACCTGGACTTCGACGTGGACGATCTGGACGGCGAGGAGAAGCGGGCGCTCGCGCTCGGCGCGACCGTGCTGGAGCGGACGGACCAGCTGCGCCCGGACGCCAACTGGCGGGTCTACGCGGACCCGGCCGGCCACCCGTTCTGCCTCTGCCTTCACTGA
- a CDS encoding pyridoxamine 5'-phosphate oxidase family protein — protein sequence MTLPPPPFGSAGEHRLQHHLGTADRAARFYDQQVRPHLTPEMRDFIGRQAMVFLATADSRGECDASFRAGTPGFVHVIDEQSLAYPEFRGNGVHASAGNMLENPHLGMLFVDFTHHHVGLHVNGVARLCQDGELRRSHPDLPQDTTPGRTPHLWVHLTVEEAYIHCSKHIPHLEPAPRPGSRDQGRPKDTHYFTRPQSANRSHRPSRDGETADQ from the coding sequence GTGACCTTGCCCCCGCCGCCCTTCGGATCAGCTGGTGAACACCGGCTTCAGCACCACCTTGGGACCGCCGATCGCGCCGCGCGCTTCTACGACCAGCAGGTACGTCCGCACCTCACGCCGGAGATGCGTGACTTCATCGGCCGCCAGGCCATGGTGTTCCTCGCCACCGCCGACTCCCGCGGGGAGTGCGACGCGAGCTTCCGGGCAGGAACTCCGGGGTTCGTGCACGTCATCGACGAGCAGTCACTCGCCTACCCCGAGTTCCGCGGCAACGGCGTGCACGCCAGCGCCGGCAACATGCTCGAAAACCCCCACCTGGGCATGCTCTTCGTGGACTTCACCCACCACCACGTGGGACTCCACGTCAACGGGGTGGCCCGGCTGTGCCAGGACGGCGAACTGCGACGCAGCCACCCCGACCTGCCCCAGGACACCACGCCCGGCCGCACACCGCACCTGTGGGTCCACCTCACCGTCGAGGAGGCCTACATCCACTGCTCCAAGCACATACCGCACCTGGAGCCGGCCCCGCGGCCGGGCAGCCGTGACCAAGGGCGCCCCAAGGACACCCACTACTTCACCCGGCCGCAGTCGGCGAACCGGTCCCACCGGCCGAGCCGGGACGGTGAGACCGCGGATCAGTGA
- a CDS encoding globin domain-containing protein, which translates to MEPLAADMTVYFYAILFARYPEVRPMFPPGMDAQRGRLLRALLRIVDLVDDPAGLVRFCGHLGRDHRKFGTLAAHFPAVGECLLAALARFAGPAWSAEIAAAWTKAYGAVAQVMISAAEEDAAVRPAAWPARVVHRLSRGHGIAEITVRPHLPYEYAAGQYVSLETPWWPKQWRYYSPANAPREDGTLTFHVRAVPGGTVSDALVHRAVVGDVLQLGPPMGDMVLDAAVHSDLLCVAGGTGLAPIRALIEEIARRGGRHQVDLFLGARTSSELYGIDDMLRMAQRHHWLTLRGAVSHEHIPGIRGSLPQVLAEYGPWYQHDCFLSGPASMVASADEALTLHGTLPDHIHYDPFETPVLSAR; encoded by the coding sequence GTGGAGCCCCTGGCAGCGGACATGACGGTCTACTTCTACGCCATCCTCTTCGCCCGGTATCCCGAGGTCCGCCCGATGTTCCCGCCCGGGATGGACGCCCAGCGCGGCCGCCTGCTGCGCGCGCTGCTGCGGATCGTGGACCTCGTGGACGATCCGGCGGGCCTGGTGCGCTTCTGCGGGCACCTCGGCCGCGACCACCGCAAGTTCGGGACCCTCGCCGCGCACTTCCCGGCGGTGGGCGAGTGCCTGCTCGCCGCGCTGGCCCGCTTCGCCGGCCCGGCCTGGAGCGCGGAGATCGCCGCCGCGTGGACGAAGGCGTACGGAGCTGTGGCCCAGGTCATGATCAGCGCGGCCGAGGAGGACGCGGCCGTGCGGCCCGCCGCATGGCCGGCGAGAGTGGTGCACCGGCTCTCGCGGGGACACGGCATCGCCGAGATCACCGTCCGTCCGCACCTGCCGTACGAGTACGCCGCCGGGCAGTACGTCAGCCTCGAAACGCCGTGGTGGCCCAAGCAGTGGCGCTACTACTCCCCCGCCAACGCACCGCGCGAGGACGGCACCCTCACCTTCCACGTACGCGCCGTGCCCGGCGGCACGGTCAGCGACGCCCTCGTCCACCGGGCGGTGGTGGGCGATGTCCTGCAACTCGGCCCGCCGATGGGCGACATGGTGCTCGACGCCGCCGTCCACTCCGACCTGTTGTGCGTGGCGGGCGGCACGGGCCTCGCCCCGATCCGGGCCCTCATCGAGGAGATCGCCCGTCGCGGGGGCCGCCACCAGGTGGACCTGTTCCTCGGCGCCCGGACCAGCTCGGAGCTCTACGGGATCGACGACATGCTCCGGATGGCGCAGCGACACCACTGGCTGACCCTCCGCGGCGCGGTCTCCCACGAACACATCCCCGGAATCCGCGGTTCGTTGCCGCAGGTGCTCGCCGAGTACGGGCCGTGGTACCAGCACGACTGCTTCCTCAGCGGTCCCGCCTCCATGGTCGCGTCGGCCGACGAGGCGCTCACCCTCCACGGCACGCTGCCCGACCACATCCACTACGACCCCTTCGAGACACCCGTCCTGTCCGCCCGCTGA
- a CDS encoding Mucin-2: MVAFHASALDGVARNPALPTPLLLRLVAFDGGGDGPPRHALQRVGLPEPAVAVILAHPNPGARIDFARSARAEPAQRARLADDPSPTVRAALAYGPEWSAPRTTVAPLPDDVCARLLDDPDPSVRTALLDSPHLAPSFVASLATHRDPAARRSAARAWEKLPPDERSALLADPDPEVRRAAALRECRGDARVTAELLRDPKSAAEALRRGLLHRADAERCVAERTHLAALAENPSLPTHLVEQLAVDPDEAVRLAVSLRPELGETRRMTIDFTVGAFDRGDVEWVRDGLADPEVLRRAATSAHPLLRRTAAQSPHLPPDLVRLLARTEDPLVEDLLSVHHPDTPEEVLMRVYARLGGTFSAWMAETHPRFPREGLAARYADHPDGNYRRLAVRDPAATPALVERLSHDPAVWTRQAAVGDPRLPLHRLREALHVPELASSAGANPALPEDEMAAVLNRAGVPA; encoded by the coding sequence ATGGTCGCGTTCCACGCGTCCGCGCTGGACGGAGTCGCCCGCAACCCGGCGCTGCCGACACCGTTGCTGCTGCGCTTGGTCGCCTTCGACGGCGGCGGTGACGGCCCGCCCCGTCACGCCCTCCAGCGGGTTGGACTCCCCGAGCCTGCCGTCGCGGTGATCCTGGCCCACCCGAACCCGGGCGCTCGGATCGACTTCGCGAGGAGCGCCAGGGCCGAGCCCGCGCAGCGGGCCCGGCTCGCGGACGACCCTTCCCCCACGGTGCGGGCCGCTCTCGCGTACGGACCCGAGTGGAGCGCGCCGCGTACGACGGTCGCGCCGCTGCCGGACGACGTGTGCGCCCGCCTGCTCGACGACCCCGACCCTTCCGTACGGACGGCCCTGCTGGACTCTCCCCATCTCGCGCCTTCGTTCGTGGCCTCCTTGGCCACGCACCGCGATCCGGCAGCGCGCCGGAGCGCAGCGCGCGCATGGGAGAAGCTGCCGCCGGACGAGCGGTCGGCGCTGCTTGCCGACCCCGACCCCGAGGTGCGGCGGGCCGCCGCACTGCGGGAGTGCCGAGGGGACGCACGCGTCACCGCCGAACTCCTGCGCGACCCGAAGTCCGCCGCCGAGGCGCTGCGTCGCGGTCTCCTGCACCGCGCCGACGCCGAACGGTGCGTCGCCGAGCGGACGCACCTGGCCGCCCTCGCCGAGAACCCGTCGCTGCCCACCCACCTCGTGGAGCAGCTCGCCGTCGACCCCGACGAGGCCGTACGGCTCGCGGTCTCCCTCAGGCCCGAACTCGGCGAGACGCGGCGCATGACGATCGACTTCACGGTGGGGGCCTTCGACAGGGGGGACGTCGAGTGGGTACGGGACGGGCTCGCCGACCCCGAGGTGCTGCGACGGGCCGCGACCTCCGCCCACCCGCTGCTCCGGCGCACCGCCGCCCAGAGCCCCCACCTGCCGCCCGATCTCGTGCGCCTGCTCGCACGCACCGAGGACCCCCTGGTGGAAGACCTCTTGAGTGTGCACCATCCCGACACCCCGGAGGAGGTACTGATGCGCGTGTACGCACGGCTCGGCGGCACGTTCTCCGCATGGATGGCGGAGACGCACCCCCGCTTCCCCCGCGAGGGTCTCGCCGCGCGCTACGCGGACCACCCGGACGGCAACTACCGACGGCTGGCCGTCCGGGACCCGGCCGCAACACCCGCGCTGGTCGAACGGCTCAGCCATGACCCCGCGGTCTGGACACGCCAGGCGGCGGTCGGCGACCCGCGCCTCCCGCTCCACCGGCTCCGCGAGGCGCTTCATGTCCCTGAACTGGCCTCCAGCGCGGGAGCCAACCCTGCGCTCCCCGAGGACGAGATGGCCGCTGTCCTGAACCGGGCAGGCGTTCCCGCCTGA